A stretch of DNA from Streptomyces sp. HUAS 15-9:
GTGGAAGACGCCCGCCTCGTGGACGGCGGGCGCAGTAGGTGTCCTGCCTGTGGCGCGGCAGGCAGGCTGTTTCAGAGGCTCTTGCTCGAGACCTCCGCGGAGTCGAATGTGGCCATGTCGCGCAAGGCGCGCACCCCCGCCTGTACGAGCGGCAGGGCCAGCACGGCACCGGTGCCCTCGCCGAGCCGTAGTCCCAGGTCGACCATGGGATGCAGGTCGAGGTGGCGCAGGGCGATGGTGTGCCCGGGTTCGACCGAGCGGTGTCCGGCCACACAGGCGGCCAGGGCATCAGGGGAGAGCGCGGCCGCGACCAGAGCGGCCGATGTGGCGATCACCCCGTCCAGGATCACCGGGACCCGGTGCATGGCGGCGCCCAGTACGAACCCGGCTATCGCCGCGTGTTCCAGGCCGCCGACCGCCGCCACGGCCCCGACCGGGTCGTGCGGGTCCGGCCCGTGCAGCTCCAGGGCGCTGCGCACCACCCCCACCTTGTGCCGTCGGGCCGTGTCGTCGATTCCCGCTCCGTGACCGGTGACGTCGTCCGGGTCCGCACCGGTGAACACGGCGATCAGTGCCGCGGACGCGGTGGTGTTGGCGATGCCCATGTCGCCGGTGAGCAGGCAGCGGCAGCCGTCGTCGACGAGTTGTGTGGCGACGCCGATGCCGACCTCGATGGCGTCGACGGCCTCCTGACGGGTCATGGCCGGAGCCTGGGTCATGTCGGCGGTTCCCGCCCGGACCCGGCGTCGTAGCAGCATGTCCGGGTTCGTGTCCGAGGTCGCCACCGGGGTGGCGACGCCCACGTCCACCACGACCACCCTGGCTCCGGTCTGAGCGGCCAGGACGTTCACCGCGGCGCCGCAGGCCAGGAAGTTGGCGACCATCTGGGTCGTCACCTCCTGCGGCCAGACGCTGACGCCCTGGGCGTGGACACCGTGATCGGCGGCGAAGACGGCGACCGCGGCCGGTTCCGGCAGCGGCGGCGGGCAGCTTCCCGCCAGAGCCGCGAGCTGGACCGACACATCCTCCAGCCGGCCCAGCGAGCCGGGCGGCTTGGTCAGGTTGTTCTGGCGGTCACGGGCCGCGGTGCGGGCGTCGGGGTCCGCGGGCGTGATGGCGGCCAGGGTGCGCTCCAGCAACTGGCCGACGGCGGGGTCGGCGGCAGACCGAAGGGTGGGGTCGGAGCCGGACGAGGGCACCATGAAGGGAGTTCCTTCCGCTGTCGACGGTTCTCCACGCCGCCGTGAACAGGCCGTGCCCGGGCGGGTAGTGCCTGGCTGCGGGACGGCCGGAATATCCTGGCTCCCGGATCTCGGCGCCCGGCTTGTGCAGCACGGGTACCGGCGCCGGCTCCCGGCCTTCCCAGCGGCCGGTTCGCACCGGCTGCCAGTGGCCATCAGCGGGAGGCAGCTCCCCGGTTACAGTGGCGGGCCCGCACCGGACTTGGGCCATCGGGCCCGCACCGGACTTCCTCCGCATCCGTCACCCGCATCCTGCCACACACCCGCCGTCGGCGAGCCGCCGCCCGAGGGGGTCCACAACGCATGCCGGTCCACATGGCCCTGGGCAAGGGCCGGACGGCCCCCTCCGGTGGAGTGGGTGCGCGGCAAGGATCGCGGGAGCGGGGGCCGAGGAGGGGGTGCGATGGCGGACACCGAGGCGCTGCTGGCCGGCGCCGTGGGGGCACGGCACGTTCTGGCCGGGGCGGAGGTCCCCCCTGAGTACGCCGGTGACGAGTCGCTGACCGCCCTGCCGCAGACGCCCGCGTACCTGGTCCGGCCCGCCGCGGCCGCCGAGGTGGCGGACGTGCTCAGAATCGCCGGCGAGGCCGGGATCCCGGTGACCGCCCGCGGCTCGGGGACCGGCATGTCGGGGGGATGTGTGCCCCGGCCGGGCGGGATCACGGTCTCGTTCGAGCGGATGAACCGCGTCCTGGAAGTGGACGCCGTCAACCACGTGGCCGTCGTGCAGCCCGGGGTCACCCTGGACCAACTGGACCACGAGGCCGCCAAGTCAGGCCTGCAGTATCCGGTGCGGCTCGGCGAACCCACCGCCAGCATCGGCGGCACCATCGCCACCAACGCCGGCGGGATGCACGCCGTACGGCACGGGGTCACCCGCCACCATGT
This window harbors:
- the cobT gene encoding nicotinate-nucleotide--dimethylbenzimidazole phosphoribosyltransferase; amino-acid sequence: MVPSSGSDPTLRSAADPAVGQLLERTLAAITPADPDARTAARDRQNNLTKPPGSLGRLEDVSVQLAALAGSCPPPLPEPAAVAVFAADHGVHAQGVSVWPQEVTTQMVANFLACGAAVNVLAAQTGARVVVVDVGVATPVATSDTNPDMLLRRRVRAGTADMTQAPAMTRQEAVDAIEVGIGVATQLVDDGCRCLLTGDMGIANTTASAALIAVFTGADPDDVTGHGAGIDDTARRHKVGVVRSALELHGPDPHDPVGAVAAVGGLEHAAIAGFVLGAAMHRVPVILDGVIATSAALVAAALSPDALAACVAGHRSVEPGHTIALRHLDLHPMVDLGLRLGEGTGAVLALPLVQAGVRALRDMATFDSAEVSSKSL